In Halorussus limi, a genomic segment contains:
- a CDS encoding PGF-CTERM-anchored ABC transporter substrate-binding protein, protein MSQKFTSLLAVVLLLAAGVAPVGAVTGDGAVASAGAATQTSCSFPVTETDATGTEVTVEQKPERVVTLAPSAAQTMWEIGGKSQVVGVSQYATYLEGADSRTNISGAGRSYVNVEKVVSTEADLVLAPNVIPNETVQKLREAGLTVFKFDYATSVEDIYSKTELMGRLTGNCEGANETVSWMKDRISTVRDAVKGEDPPRVLISQGGGWTAGNGTFVGNVVELAGGTNVAAEANISGYGKISEEVVVQQNPEWIVQLGAFGAYPKTEAYNGTAAVESGQVLTVSNENISQPAPRVVYAVTKMAKAFHPEAYAAANGTDEGAMQEATTTQTTTDGGSSGGVPGFGVPVALVALAGAALLARRP, encoded by the coding sequence ATGAGTCAGAAATTCACGAGTCTACTCGCGGTAGTGCTGTTGCTCGCGGCGGGCGTCGCCCCGGTCGGAGCGGTCACCGGAGACGGCGCCGTCGCGAGCGCCGGAGCGGCGACCCAGACGAGTTGTTCGTTCCCCGTCACGGAGACGGACGCGACGGGAACCGAAGTCACGGTCGAACAGAAACCCGAGCGAGTCGTCACGCTCGCGCCGAGCGCGGCCCAGACGATGTGGGAAATCGGCGGGAAGTCACAGGTCGTCGGCGTCTCCCAGTACGCGACGTACTTGGAGGGGGCCGACTCCCGGACGAACATCTCGGGCGCCGGCCGGTCCTACGTCAACGTCGAGAAGGTCGTCTCGACCGAGGCCGACCTCGTCCTCGCGCCGAACGTCATCCCGAACGAGACGGTCCAGAAGCTCCGGGAGGCCGGACTGACCGTCTTCAAGTTCGACTACGCGACCTCCGTCGAGGACATCTACTCGAAGACGGAACTGATGGGCCGACTCACGGGTAACTGCGAGGGCGCGAACGAGACGGTCTCATGGATGAAAGACCGCATCTCGACGGTCCGCGACGCCGTGAAGGGCGAGGACCCGCCCCGCGTCCTCATCTCGCAGGGCGGCGGCTGGACCGCCGGAAACGGCACGTTCGTCGGCAACGTGGTCGAACTCGCCGGCGGCACCAACGTCGCGGCCGAGGCCAACATCTCGGGTTACGGGAAGATAAGCGAGGAGGTCGTCGTGCAGCAGAACCCCGAGTGGATAGTCCAACTCGGCGCGTTCGGCGCGTATCCGAAGACAGAAGCGTACAACGGTACCGCCGCCGTCGAGAGCGGACAGGTCCTCACGGTCAGCAACGAGAACATCAGCCAGCCGGCACCGCGAGTCGTCTACGCGGTCACGAAGATGGCGAAGGCGTTCCATCCGGAAGCCTACGCCGCGGCGAACGGAACCGACGAGGGCGCGATGCAGGAGGCGACGACCACGCAGACGACGACTGACGGCGGGTCTTCCGGAGGCGTCCCCGGATTCGGCGTCCCCGTCGCGCTCGTCGCGCTCGCGGGCGCGGCCCTGCTCGCGCGTCGGCCCTGA
- the srp19 gene encoding signal recognition particle subunit SRP19, translating to MVEKVLWPAYFDAEKTRNEGRRVAAEMAVDEPTVDEIAQAVQQVGYDAIIERDKAYSRENWNERGRVLVQNADDSSKNDLIQAVAAYVAALRD from the coding sequence ATGGTCGAGAAAGTGCTGTGGCCCGCCTACTTCGACGCGGAGAAGACCCGCAACGAGGGCCGACGGGTGGCCGCCGAGATGGCCGTCGACGAACCGACGGTCGACGAGATAGCGCAGGCAGTCCAGCAAGTCGGGTACGACGCGATAATCGAGCGCGACAAGGCCTACTCCCGGGAGAACTGGAACGAGCGCGGCCGGGTGCTGGTCCAGAACGCCGACGACTCCTCGAAGAACGACCTGATTCAGGCGGTCGCGGCGTACGTCGCGGCGCTCCGAGACTGA
- a CDS encoding FAD-dependent oxidoreductase, translated as MTERQPLPGKDASLWLDTTDRTDFPAMDGDRHVDTAVVGGGIAGVTAALHAAEAGQSVVLLERDRIVEGVTGKTTAKVTAQHGLIYDDLVDKHGRDAARQYARANAAAVEEIAERVERHDIDCGFERLPAYTYAADEDQRAAVGREATVAEGLDLPAEFVTDPPFPADTPGAVKFADQAQFHPRKYLLELADEISGDEAHVFEQTKVTDVDDGGRDDPCRVKTENGTVTAESVLLTTHFPIEDPAFYFARQYPKRSYVLAVELAEEPPEGMFYRDQSPYFSARPVPNADGPTMLVGGQNHKTGQGGSTADRYRKLEAQARDHFDVESVEYRWSTQDYVSVDKIPFVGELGPTTHDVYVATGFGGWGMTNGTATGKMLAEYARGKSPQWSDAFDPERIDPEAGGKEFLKENLDVGKEFTRDWAKAPFRGEDPNVAPGEGEVIRRGGKQYAVARDDDGEIHVTSAVCTHMDCIVHWNDAERSWDCPCHGSRFSIDGEVLDGPAVEDLPKRGE; from the coding sequence ATGACAGAACGACAGCCGTTACCGGGGAAGGACGCATCGCTGTGGTTGGACACGACCGACCGGACCGACTTCCCGGCGATGGACGGCGACCGGCACGTCGACACCGCGGTAGTCGGCGGCGGCATCGCGGGCGTCACCGCCGCGCTCCACGCCGCGGAGGCGGGCCAGTCGGTCGTCCTGTTAGAGCGGGACCGCATCGTCGAGGGCGTCACCGGCAAGACGACCGCGAAGGTCACCGCCCAGCACGGCCTCATCTACGACGACTTGGTCGACAAGCACGGGCGGGACGCCGCCCGACAGTACGCCCGGGCCAACGCGGCCGCCGTCGAGGAGATAGCCGAACGGGTCGAGCGCCACGACATCGACTGCGGATTCGAGCGCCTCCCGGCCTACACCTACGCCGCCGACGAGGACCAACGCGCCGCGGTCGGCCGCGAGGCCACGGTCGCCGAGGGACTCGACCTGCCGGCGGAGTTCGTCACGGACCCGCCGTTCCCCGCCGACACGCCCGGCGCGGTCAAGTTCGCCGACCAGGCCCAGTTCCACCCCCGGAAGTACCTGCTCGAACTCGCCGACGAGATTTCCGGCGACGAGGCGCACGTCTTCGAGCAGACGAAAGTGACGGACGTGGACGACGGCGGCCGGGACGACCCCTGCCGGGTCAAGACCGAGAACGGGACGGTCACCGCCGAGAGCGTCCTGCTGACGACCCACTTCCCCATCGAGGACCCGGCGTTCTACTTCGCGCGCCAGTACCCCAAGCGGTCGTACGTGCTGGCGGTCGAACTCGCCGAGGAACCGCCCGAGGGGATGTTCTACCGCGACCAGTCGCCCTACTTCTCGGCACGTCCCGTCCCGAACGCGGACGGACCGACGATGCTGGTCGGCGGCCAGAACCACAAGACCGGGCAGGGCGGTTCGACCGCCGACCGGTACCGGAAACTGGAGGCGCAGGCCCGCGACCACTTCGACGTGGAGTCGGTCGAGTACCGCTGGTCCACGCAGGACTACGTGTCCGTCGACAAGATTCCGTTCGTGGGCGAACTCGGCCCGACGACCCACGACGTGTACGTCGCCACGGGGTTCGGCGGGTGGGGCATGACCAACGGGACCGCGACCGGAAAGATGCTCGCCGAATACGCACGGGGCAAGTCGCCGCAGTGGAGCGACGCCTTCGACCCCGAGCGCATCGACCCGGAGGCGGGAGGCAAGGAGTTCCTGAAGGAGAACCTCGACGTGGGCAAGGAGTTCACCCGCGACTGGGCGAAGGCACCGTTCCGCGGCGAGGACCCGAACGTCGCACCGGGCGAGGGCGAGGTGATTCGACGCGGCGGCAAGCAGTACGCGGTCGCCCGCGACGACGACGGCGAAATCCACGTCACCTCGGCGGTCTGCACTCACATGGACTGCATCGTCCACTGGAACGACGCCGAGCGGTCGTGGGACTGTCCGTGTCACGGTTCGCGGTTCTCGATAGACGGCGAGGTGCTGGACGGCCCCGCTGTCGAGGACCTGCCCAAGCGCGGGGAGTGA
- a CDS encoding DUF7282 domain-containing protein: MPSLRRFTVLLVVASLLAAGFAPPAVGGPADADRRGSETATDGSPTGSPQTGTSESIDAPQTLPRTVTDRPQFDVTEGPLSRQDVGDLTPREAAVLGARQGAQLAEIQGATVTPERRQAAVRGAVAASQRESDVNVAQLLVAARGAAHGALLHFQSQAAERGPTVAPIRAAVRGATGGALVQTQEANVAQIQGASYGAAHGAVAQRQQASVSQIQVASQAAAEGASRSAVRRDVDAVGKVQEAAQGAAYGSLAQRQRVEVSQLQAAARGSASGALVQVQRADVKQIQVAALGAAKGGVKEPKEVPAEKVEAGCRGAATGAVSQTQRVTVEQIQLAAEGAAQGAIITQIQQVSIQQVQAAALGAARGALLQVTVIQVQIVNVVQIQVAAQGAAAGSLAATVQRQSVSVRQVQAAALGAAKGGVTQVQSVNVQQVQAACRGAAYGSLVQSQDASVTQIQAAAQGAADGAVVASQRQQVDVTQIQVAAQGAATGAVSQSQTASVVQIQAAANGASAGTVEQLGEIEALDPAQTLAVAQGAAVGAAAAAVEADVTAPQTIVTAAAEGAEEATQVVAESPEADPAQLRETAAAVATEVVETAPEPETTTTETTTAPGPTTTPVVTTVPDTTTTTATGTTTTEQPTTTTTDQTTTTTTTEQPTTTTTTDQPTTTTSQTTTTTEQQTTTTTQTTTTTAQPGVQADTTTTTEQPTTTTTTERPTTTTTTQQPTTTTTTEQRTTTTQTTTTTTTEQPTTTTTTATTTTTTQPTTTTTTAQTTTTTTELPTTTPSQTTTTTTVTGDSAALSLDNQTADGQVTVAAADLPEGGFVAVYDRSGNFLGVSEYLAPGEYENVSVPVDESLSGQQVVFAAAHRDTDGDRAFGFIESGGQVDTLYLDPDGEIVTDPAVVEFRTENATAATAG; the protein is encoded by the coding sequence ATGCCATCGCTCCGACGCTTCACGGTACTGCTCGTCGTCGCCTCGCTGCTTGCTGCCGGGTTCGCCCCGCCTGCCGTGGGCGGTCCGGCAGACGCCGACCGCCGAGGCTCCGAAACGGCGACCGACGGCTCACCGACGGGGTCACCGCAGACAGGTACGTCCGAGTCCATCGACGCACCGCAGACGCTCCCTCGGACAGTAACAGACCGTCCCCAGTTCGACGTGACCGAGGGCCCGCTCTCGCGTCAGGACGTCGGTGACCTCACCCCGCGAGAGGCGGCCGTTCTCGGGGCGCGTCAGGGCGCGCAACTCGCGGAGATACAGGGCGCGACCGTGACGCCCGAGCGACGGCAGGCCGCAGTTCGCGGGGCGGTCGCGGCGTCCCAACGCGAGTCCGACGTGAACGTCGCGCAACTTCTGGTCGCCGCGCGCGGTGCGGCCCACGGCGCGCTGCTGCACTTCCAGTCGCAGGCGGCCGAGCGCGGCCCCACCGTCGCCCCCATCCGGGCCGCGGTCCGGGGCGCCACCGGCGGTGCGCTGGTACAGACACAGGAGGCGAACGTGGCGCAGATTCAGGGCGCGTCCTACGGCGCGGCCCACGGCGCGGTGGCCCAGCGCCAGCAGGCGAGCGTCTCCCAGATTCAGGTCGCCTCGCAGGCGGCGGCCGAGGGCGCTTCGCGCTCGGCGGTTCGCCGAGACGTCGACGCGGTCGGCAAAGTTCAGGAGGCCGCACAGGGCGCGGCGTACGGGTCACTCGCCCAGCGCCAGCGCGTCGAGGTGTCGCAACTCCAAGCGGCGGCCCGAGGCTCCGCGTCCGGGGCGCTGGTGCAGGTCCAGCGCGCCGACGTGAAACAGATACAGGTCGCCGCGCTGGGGGCGGCCAAGGGCGGCGTGAAAGAACCGAAGGAAGTGCCCGCCGAGAAGGTCGAGGCCGGATGCAGGGGCGCGGCGACCGGCGCGGTCAGCCAGACCCAGCGCGTCACGGTCGAACAAATTCAGTTGGCGGCCGAGGGCGCCGCGCAGGGCGCGATAATCACCCAGATTCAGCAGGTATCTATCCAGCAGGTGCAGGCCGCCGCGCTCGGCGCGGCCCGCGGCGCGCTCCTCCAAGTGACCGTGATACAGGTCCAGATAGTCAACGTCGTCCAGATTCAGGTCGCCGCGCAGGGCGCGGCCGCCGGGTCGCTCGCGGCCACCGTCCAGCGCCAATCGGTCTCGGTCCGACAGGTGCAGGCCGCCGCGCTCGGCGCGGCCAAGGGCGGCGTGACGCAGGTCCAGAGCGTGAACGTCCAGCAGGTGCAGGCCGCGTGTCGGGGCGCGGCGTACGGGTCGCTCGTCCAGTCGCAGGACGCCAGCGTCACCCAGATTCAGGCCGCCGCACAGGGCGCGGCCGACGGTGCGGTCGTCGCCAGCCAGCGCCAGCAGGTGGACGTAACGCAGATACAGGTCGCCGCGCAGGGGGCCGCCACGGGGGCCGTCTCACAGAGTCAGACCGCGAGCGTCGTCCAGATTCAGGCGGCCGCGAACGGTGCATCGGCCGGGACCGTCGAGCAACTCGGCGAGATAGAGGCGCTCGACCCGGCTCAGACGCTCGCCGTCGCACAGGGCGCAGCGGTCGGCGCGGCCGCGGCCGCGGTGGAAGCCGACGTGACCGCGCCGCAGACCATCGTGACGGCCGCGGCCGAGGGTGCCGAGGAGGCGACGCAGGTCGTCGCGGAGTCACCGGAGGCCGACCCCGCGCAACTCCGCGAGACGGCCGCAGCGGTCGCGACGGAGGTCGTCGAGACCGCTCCGGAACCGGAGACCACGACGACCGAGACGACGACCGCGCCCGGACCGACCACGACCCCGGTCGTCACGACAGTTCCCGATACGACCACGACGACCGCGACAGGGACTACGACGACCGAGCAACCGACGACTACCACCACGGACCAGACGACTACCACGACGACGACAGAACAGCCAACCACGACCACCACGACCGACCAACCGACGACCACGACGAGTCAGACCACCACGACCACCGAACAGCAGACGACCACCACGACTCAGACCACCACCACGACCGCTCAGCCCGGTGTCCAGGCTGATACGACCACGACGACCGAACAGCCAACGACGACCACGACCACGGAACGACCGACGACCACTACGACAACCCAACAGCCCACGACCACTACGACAACCGAACAACGGACTACGACGACTCAGACCACTACGACGACCACCACTGAACAGCCCACGACAACCACGACCACTGCAACAACGACGACCACGACTCAGCCGACGACTACAACCACGACGGCACAGACGACCACGACGACCACCGAACTGCCCACGACAACGCCGTCCCAGACGACCACCACGACCACAGTAACCGGTGACTCCGCGGCCCTCAGCCTCGACAATCAGACGGCCGACGGTCAGGTCACCGTCGCGGCCGCCGACCTGCCCGAGGGCGGGTTCGTCGCGGTCTACGACCGGAGCGGGAACTTCCTCGGCGTCTCGGAGTACCTCGCTCCCGGCGAGTACGAGAACGTGTCCGTGCCGGTCGACGAGTCGCTGTCCGGCCAGCAGGTGGTGTTCGCCGCGGCCCACCGCGACACCGACGGCGACCGAGCCTTCGGATTCATCGAGTCCGGCGGGCAGGTCGATACGTTGTATCTCGACCCCGACGGCGAGATAGTCACCGACCCCGCGGTGGTCGAGTTCCGGACGGAGAACGCGACGGCGGCGACAGCGGGATAG
- a CDS encoding presenilin family intramembrane aspartyl protease PSH, with the protein MENRTRVFAAAGLTVAMFLLVQLGALALVKPFQQAGYQQVENPSDPTNSLVYVAAVLVLTGVMLAIIKLDVQWLLRGALIFTSGLLSWYVFSVVIPGWVVVQFGGAPLNVAALAAAAGVSLALAVHPEWYVIDAAGVLMGAGAAGLFGISFGLLPAILLLSVLAIYDAISVYGTEHMLTLASGVMDLKIPVILVIPMTLSYSFLDDDGMAAESEAETEASAADGGEVPETDADEADGEDAHAEAERPDAADRDVFFIGLGDAVMPTVMVASAASFAPPEPLVSGLALNLPALTSMVGTIAGLLVLLWMVMKGRAHAGLPLLNGGAIGGYLVGALASGMTLMQALGL; encoded by the coding sequence ATGGAGAATCGAACGCGCGTGTTCGCGGCCGCCGGGTTGACCGTCGCCATGTTCCTGCTGGTCCAACTCGGTGCGCTGGCGCTCGTCAAACCGTTTCAGCAGGCGGGCTACCAGCAGGTCGAGAACCCCTCCGACCCGACGAACAGTCTGGTCTACGTCGCGGCGGTACTGGTCCTGACCGGCGTGATGCTCGCCATCATCAAACTCGACGTGCAGTGGTTGCTCCGCGGGGCGCTCATCTTCACCAGCGGGTTGCTCTCGTGGTACGTCTTCTCGGTCGTGATTCCGGGGTGGGTCGTCGTGCAGTTCGGCGGCGCACCCCTCAACGTGGCGGCGCTGGCCGCGGCCGCGGGCGTCTCGTTGGCGCTCGCAGTTCACCCCGAGTGGTACGTCATCGACGCCGCGGGCGTCCTGATGGGCGCCGGCGCGGCAGGACTGTTCGGCATCAGTTTCGGCCTGCTCCCGGCCATCCTGTTGCTCTCGGTGCTGGCCATCTACGACGCCATCAGCGTCTACGGCACCGAACACATGCTGACGCTGGCCTCGGGCGTGATGGACCTCAAGATTCCCGTCATCCTCGTGATTCCGATGACGCTCTCGTACTCGTTCCTCGACGACGACGGGATGGCGGCGGAGTCGGAGGCCGAGACGGAAGCGAGCGCGGCCGACGGCGGCGAGGTCCCGGAGACGGACGCCGACGAAGCGGACGGCGAGGACGCCCACGCCGAGGCCGAGCGTCCGGACGCCGCCGACCGCGACGTGTTCTTCATCGGCCTCGGCGACGCGGTGATGCCCACCGTGATGGTCGCCAGCGCGGCCTCGTTCGCGCCGCCGGAACCGCTCGTCTCCGGCCTCGCGCTCAACCTGCCCGCGCTCACGTCGATGGTCGGAACCATCGCGGGCCTGCTCGTGCTTCTCTGGATGGTCATGAAGGGCCGAGCGCACGCCGGACTCCCGCTCCTGAACGGCGGCGCTATCGGCGGCTATCTGGTCGGCGCGCTGGCCAGCGGAATGACGCTGATGCAAGCGCTGGGACTGTAG
- a CDS encoding ornithine cyclodeaminase family protein, whose amino-acid sequence MTDALFLTSEDVSGLASPAEYVDAVREGYRQRGEGAPARPRAKLTNAEPPGMLTDYTAVLPETGAMGGYMYAAGFGAEDAWFVAPLFDAESGEPLALLDGASMNPFKTGAAGAVGTDALAREDAETLALIGSGSQARGQLRAIETVRDLESIWVYSPTKESRESFAAEMNEQLDPSVAAVASSAAAVEEADIVVTATTASDPVFDGDLLADGTHVTAMGQYHPKKRELDATTVERATYVPDLRERVMQDAGSFIAAVEEGAVSEDHVHAELGEVVAGEAPGRESEDEITVFDSGGTGIETVAAAHMLYEKARDDGLGSDISLAPASEALTGR is encoded by the coding sequence ATGACGGACGCACTGTTCCTGACCAGCGAGGACGTTTCCGGACTCGCGTCGCCCGCCGAGTACGTCGACGCCGTCCGCGAGGGCTACCGCCAGCGCGGCGAGGGCGCTCCGGCCCGACCCCGAGCGAAGTTGACCAACGCGGAGCCACCGGGGATGCTGACCGACTACACGGCCGTCCTGCCCGAGACCGGCGCGATGGGCGGGTACATGTACGCCGCCGGGTTCGGCGCGGAGGACGCGTGGTTCGTCGCGCCGCTGTTCGACGCCGAGTCGGGCGAACCGCTCGCGCTCCTCGACGGCGCGAGCATGAACCCGTTCAAGACCGGCGCGGCGGGCGCGGTCGGCACCGACGCGCTGGCCCGCGAGGACGCCGAGACGCTCGCGCTCATCGGGAGCGGGTCGCAGGCCCGCGGGCAGTTGCGCGCGATAGAGACCGTGCGGGACCTCGAAAGCATCTGGGTGTACTCGCCCACCAAGGAGTCGCGGGAGTCGTTCGCGGCCGAGATGAACGAGCAGTTGGACCCCTCGGTCGCCGCAGTCGCCTCCAGCGCGGCCGCGGTCGAGGAGGCCGACATTGTCGTTACCGCCACGACCGCGAGCGACCCGGTGTTCGACGGCGACCTGCTCGCGGACGGGACCCACGTCACCGCGATGGGCCAGTACCACCCCAAGAAGCGCGAACTCGACGCGACGACCGTCGAGCGCGCCACGTACGTCCCGGACCTCCGCGAGCGGGTGATGCAGGACGCCGGGTCGTTCATCGCCGCGGTCGAGGAGGGCGCCGTCTCGGAGGACCACGTCCACGCGGAACTCGGCGAGGTCGTCGCGGGGGAAGCGCCGGGCCGCGAATCGGAGGACGAGATTACGGTCTTCGACAGCGGCGGCACGGGCATCGAGACGGTCGCGGCGGCCCACATGCTCTACGAGAAGGCCAGAGACGACGGTCTCGGGTCGGACATCTCGCTCGCTCCCGCGAGCGAGGCGCTCACGGGTCGATAG
- a CDS encoding heme NO-binding domain-containing protein: MHGIVLKGLKDFVTAEYDREAWRAIQDEAGLGGKVYVPVTEYEDADALNLVDAAAEATGEDPPDLLDAFGRFLVPPLVETYGVHVEEDWTGLELIANVETYIHEALRGKQLSTYTPPALSAEWVGDETVKVTYASERELCSLAKGLLAGVGDYYDEQVEVTEPTCMHEGDDRCELVVTR; encoded by the coding sequence TTGCACGGCATCGTGCTGAAAGGTCTGAAGGACTTCGTGACCGCGGAGTACGACCGCGAGGCGTGGCGCGCGATTCAGGACGAGGCAGGTCTCGGCGGCAAGGTGTACGTCCCCGTCACCGAGTACGAGGACGCCGACGCGTTGAATCTCGTGGACGCGGCCGCCGAGGCCACCGGCGAGGACCCGCCGGACCTGCTCGACGCCTTCGGTCGGTTTCTGGTCCCGCCGCTGGTCGAGACCTACGGCGTTCACGTCGAGGAGGACTGGACCGGTCTCGAACTGATAGCCAACGTCGAGACGTACATCCACGAGGCGCTTCGGGGCAAGCAACTCTCGACGTACACGCCGCCCGCGCTCTCGGCGGAGTGGGTGGGCGACGAGACGGTGAAAGTGACCTACGCCTCCGAGCGCGAACTCTGCTCGCTCGCCAAGGGACTGCTGGCCGGCGTCGGCGACTACTACGACGAACAGGTGGAGGTGACCGAACCGACCTGCATGCACGAGGGCGACGACCGCTGCGAACTGGTCGTCACCCGATAG
- a CDS encoding GNAT family N-acetyltransferase — protein sequence MQYAVLGWPDDGPQLRLDHREFSYAGKFVMSNTGKAVAREPVGERSPGDDEGRTGGNAEATEELPGTDAPDREWVEDDRIVGAVAFNEDRTDSTAAWLRYVTVRRDRRGAGVGARLCRFATARLRERGYDRVRIAVNNPFAYHALYKAGFGYTGEETGLAELVLASPGDRSAERYRTGLDAYRERDDLAPAERDFLAAKADAEPPDVVAVPEA from the coding sequence ATGCAGTACGCGGTACTCGGGTGGCCAGACGACGGCCCGCAACTCCGACTCGACCACCGCGAGTTCAGCTACGCCGGGAAGTTCGTCATGTCGAACACCGGGAAGGCGGTGGCCCGCGAACCGGTCGGAGAGCGGTCGCCGGGGGACGACGAGGGCCGGACCGGCGGCAACGCCGAAGCGACCGAGGAGCTACCGGGGACCGACGCGCCGGACCGCGAGTGGGTCGAGGACGACCGCATCGTCGGAGCCGTCGCGTTCAACGAGGACCGGACCGACTCGACGGCGGCGTGGCTTCGGTACGTCACGGTCCGGCGCGACCGACGCGGGGCGGGCGTCGGCGCGCGGCTCTGTCGGTTCGCCACCGCGCGACTCCGCGAGCGGGGGTACGACCGGGTCCGCATCGCGGTGAACAACCCCTTCGCGTACCACGCGCTCTACAAGGCCGGGTTCGGCTACACCGGCGAGGAGACCGGTCTCGCCGAGTTGGTCCTCGCCTCTCCCGGCGACCGGTCGGCCGAGCGCTATCGGACCGGACTCGACGCCTATCGGGAGCGAGACGACCTCGCGCCCGCGGAGCGCGACTTTCTGGCCGCGAAGGCCGACGCCGAACCGCCCGACGTGGTTGCCGTCCCCGAAGCGTAG
- a CDS encoding H/ACA ribonucleoprotein complex subunit GAR1, whose amino-acid sequence MQRLGDVVRTAQGLAVVRCPDDEPPDVGTEAVDEQLNAVGRVVDVFGPVSRPYVAVSPDEGVALATLLGQKLYAR is encoded by the coding sequence ATGCAGCGACTCGGCGACGTCGTCCGGACCGCGCAGGGCCTCGCGGTCGTCCGGTGTCCCGACGACGAGCCGCCGGACGTGGGCACCGAAGCGGTGGACGAGCAGTTGAACGCCGTGGGGCGGGTCGTGGACGTGTTCGGCCCGGTCTCGCGGCCCTACGTCGCGGTCTCGCCCGACGAAGGGGTCGCGCTGGCGACGCTGTTGGGTCAGAAACTCTACGCCCGATAG
- a CDS encoding OFA family MFS transporter, with protein sequence MTASSQSDTDYAARARDVLGFSRWWQVAAAAVMMGLISPYQYVWSSIESPIARSLDLEPTALGFVFTLFVIFQAGSQFPVGWYRDRHGPRGLTLLAGLLAGGGYVGLAYATEVWQLYLLYSLGAVGVGIVYTVAVNTALKWFPDRRGLTTGVGTMAFAGGSALFVPYVRQNATIAGYPEVLRNMGLLIGIGILVGALVLRDPPSGWVGASDADAESVEASDADAESVEASDDAADAVPRDDAEPADAETDGGANVAAARRQYTSREMLRTWQFWLMYAMFVFASGAGLMLTAKVISFAQNVGLTALTATAGATVLPIAAGVGRLVVGDLSDRVDRESAMGVSFLLCGLGLFAVVWFGVAQTPLGFLAAVVIATFFWSPQYTLFPSVVGDYYGQQHSSTNYALLYSGKMWGGVFGGGVTGWLVSQTSWPVAFALGGGLAVLAGLGAFLLREPSE encoded by the coding sequence ATGACAGCGTCGTCGCAGTCCGACACCGACTACGCCGCGCGGGCGCGGGACGTGCTGGGGTTCTCGCGGTGGTGGCAGGTCGCCGCCGCCGCGGTGATGATGGGACTCATCAGTCCGTACCAGTACGTCTGGTCGTCCATCGAGTCGCCCATCGCGCGGTCGCTCGACCTCGAACCGACCGCGCTCGGGTTCGTCTTCACCCTGTTCGTCATCTTTCAGGCCGGGTCGCAGTTCCCGGTCGGGTGGTACCGCGACCGCCACGGACCGCGGGGTCTCACCCTGCTCGCGGGTCTGCTCGCGGGCGGCGGGTACGTCGGCTTGGCCTACGCGACCGAGGTCTGGCAACTCTACCTGCTCTACTCGCTGGGCGCGGTCGGCGTCGGCATCGTCTACACCGTCGCGGTCAACACCGCGCTGAAGTGGTTCCCCGACCGCCGGGGTCTCACCACCGGGGTCGGCACGATGGCGTTCGCGGGCGGGAGCGCGCTCTTCGTCCCGTACGTCCGCCAGAACGCGACCATCGCGGGCTATCCGGAGGTACTCCGGAACATGGGCCTGCTCATCGGCATCGGCATCCTCGTCGGCGCGCTGGTCCTGCGCGACCCGCCGAGCGGATGGGTCGGCGCGAGCGACGCAGACGCCGAGTCGGTCGAGGCGAGCGACGCAGACGCCGAGTCGGTCGAGGCGAGCGACGACGCGGCCGACGCTGTCCCGCGCGACGACGCCGAACCCGCCGACGCCGAGACCGACGGCGGGGCGAACGTCGCCGCCGCGCGCAGACAGTACACCTCTCGCGAGATGCTCCGGACGTGGCAGTTCTGGTTGATGTACGCGATGTTCGTCTTCGCCAGCGGGGCCGGATTGATGCTGACCGCCAAAGTCATCTCGTTCGCCCAGAACGTCGGACTCACGGCGCTGACCGCGACAGCGGGGGCGACGGTCCTCCCCATCGCGGCCGGAGTCGGCCGCCTCGTGGTCGGCGACCTCTCGGACCGGGTGGACCGCGAGAGCGCGATGGGAGTCTCGTTCCTGCTCTGCGGTCTCGGCCTGTTCGCGGTGGTCTGGTTCGGCGTGGCCCAGACGCCGCTGGGCTTCCTCGCGGCCGTGGTGATAGCGACGTTCTTCTGGAGTCCCCAGTACACTCTCTTCCCGAGCGTCGTCGGCGACTACTACGGCCAGCAACACTCCTCGACCAACTACGCACTGCTCTACTCCGGCAAGATGTGGGGCGGCGTCTTCGGCGGCGGCGTGACGGGGTGGCTCGTGTCCCAGACTAGTTGGCCCGTCGCGTTCGCCCTCGGCGGCGGTCTCGCGGTGCTGGCGGGACTCGGAGCGTTCCTGCTCCGCGAACCGAGCGAGTAA